From the Manis javanica isolate MJ-LG chromosome 11, MJ_LKY, whole genome shotgun sequence genome, one window contains:
- the SPINDOC gene encoding spindlin interactor and repressor of chromatin-binding protein isoform X3, producing the protein MAVKTEGAALDCFEVTLKCEEGEDEEEAMVVAVIPRPEPMLRVAQQEKTPPPRSSLLEAGGDGCEEPKQQVSWEQEFLVGNSPGGSGRALCMVCGAEIRSPSADTARAHILEQHPHTLDLSPSEKSNILEAWSEGVALLQDVRAEQPSPPNSDSGQDVDVDADSNSHPAKMPAEIVVLLDSEENPSLPKRGRPRGLRPLELPAAPVTEPGSKKPRGQRWKDPPGEEPVRKKRGRPMTKNLDLDPDPDPDPPSPDSPTETFAAPAEVRHFTDGSFPPGFVLQLFSHTQLRTSDSKDPPKEGRAAEGGLPQPESPSPGCAG; encoded by the exons ATGGCCGTGAAGACCGAGGGCGCCGCGCTCGACTGCTTCGAGGTGACGCTCAAATGCGAGGAAggggaggacgaggaggaggccATGGTGGTCGCCGTGATTCCGCGGCCCGAGCCGATGCTCCGAG TGGCCCAGCAGGAGAAGACCCCACCTCCAAGGTCCAGCCTGCTGGAGGCAGGTGGTGATGGCTGTGAGGAGCCCAAGCAGCAGGTGTCTTGGGAGCAGGAGTTCCTGGTGGGAAACAGCCCAGGAGGCAGCGGGCGGGCGCTTTGCATGGTGTGCGGGGCTGAGATCCGGTCTCCCTCGGCGGACACCGCGCGCGCACACATCCTGGAGCAGCATCCTCACACcctggacctgagcccttccGAGAAGAGCAACATTCTGGAGGCCTGGAGTGAGGGGGTGGCCCTTCTACAAGATGTCAGAGCTGAGCAGCCGTCCCCACCCAACTCAG ACTCAGGCCAGGACGTTGATGTAGACGCAGACTCCAACTCACACCCTGCCAAGATGCCAGCCGAGATTGTTGTGCTCCTGGACTCTGAAGAAAACCCATCCCTCCCTAAAAGGGGCCGGCCCAGGGGACTCCGCCCCCTTGAGCTTCCTG CTGCCCCTGTCACAGAGCCAGGAAGTAAGAAGCCCCGTGGTCAGAGATGGAAGGACCCCCCTGGGGAAGAACCagtcagaaagaaaagaggcagACCTATGACCAAAAACTTGGACCTGGATCCCGACCCTGACCCAG ACCCCCCGTCACCCGACTCGCCCACAGAGACTTTTGCGGCTCCTGCTGAGGTCCGACACTTCACTGATGGCAGCTTCCCCCCGGGCTTCGTGCTCCAGCTATTCTCCCACACCCAGCTCAGGACCTCAGACAGCAAGGACCCACCCAAAGAGGGAAGAGCAGCAGAAGGAGGCCTTCCCCAGCCAGAAA